Proteins from a single region of Harmonia axyridis chromosome 4, icHarAxyr1.1, whole genome shotgun sequence:
- the LOC123679143 gene encoding regulating synaptic membrane exocytosis protein 2 isoform X12, whose product MGGTNTSETDTPQIQQAPSDKRPKLERAHSAAEKENLPLQRSGSQLRRQYSEQERTSSCERYQQQYNEDDPLYYRGELEGLMRTHPHLVPRIYPDQEAESTAMDASTRRVQSTISANKKHKRSSSTKKHQNNPQNLHQQHSFSSSEEDLKSTPEYGSDERDSEKGAHEEWPPLSHYIMAPHHRPLQDVTADNRCFTERRKKTVRFDHHEAWNQQTSQDSHRDSGIDTSSNFTSSEDSTRDLPKQPLLWQLSEDGQRVIGHMILKRDLRNNAKALLGLKIVGGKKMENGQRSAIIQNVKKGSIADIEGQLQPGDEVIEYNGIPLQGKTYQEVADIIAESKQDTTVELIVSRKFKEESHNGMWKQCLNSQGQAVYWQQEGDYGDRPSVLVTSPGSPERVRAPQPALAPSVGGRIQVRLAYDSSTLQLLVTIVCGAGLSPRGHQGRNPYCKLFLLPDRSEKSKRRTKTLAGTIEPIWNQTFIYSGLRRSDLTIRALEITVWDLVPHGANDFLGETIIELWPLDENPMWRTLGPHEEVALTPSEHLSPPSTGSRFSDSDTPSECEIEGNRERRGADGTSVSSVGSSNSPPRENDRRSRREQEPATNYDPRSYKKNTVAGHRSHSAAPCESPSYHMSRSRSKSPRRTMNDHRSLSPPDVRVVDCQPTTYNVSRFQSRSATATPTGSPKKRQLPQVPHAFGRALQERVAQDLDDRNNRHRMRYNQSYRSTGSGWERKYSGLSDSDLANHTRTTLRSLSPERDRDPLGFADFDSDMESVTSSAFSTQSERPLGNRAYSSYYQHHHHSTEYPSSSNRYNRSTYPENRGPSKHREYREHREYRDHREYRDHRNQEYMDPVETLNQRNEDHYQRASYHQYHSEGSVKRGQFTRSLSNSEPTTDEKTDGSLSDTAVVTMIELDKPSEKIMRKDSQRDRNRDRQDQLMGLGKKSSSTSQLSATGRKRRMGFGKRGKSSFTVHRSEEVLPGDVKLSKQGSSCSSDGEGSADGDRWSPSLRLAAEGGQLAEFIDGLGPGQLVGRQVLGAPALGDIQLSLCYQKGRLEVEVIRARGLQSKPGCKILPAPYVKVYLVNGKKCIAKSKTNSARRTLDPLYQQQLTFVENFTNCILQVTVWGDYGRIEGKKVFMGVAQIMLDDLNLSNIVIGWYRLFGTTSLGMRCIDFCTKIRKLEQESAGEPLYMNALLELKN is encoded by the exons ATGGGAGGGACGAACACATCAGAAACTGACACACCACAAATACAACAAGCACCTTCAGACAAGAGGCCAAAGTTAGAGAGAGCTCATTCGGCAGCAGAAAAAGAAAACTTACCTTTGCAACGATCTGGGAGCCAGTTACGAAGGCAATACTCGGAACAAGAGAGGACGTCATCTTGCGAAAGATACCAGCAGCAGTACAACGAAGATGATCCATTGTATTATAGAGGGGAGCTGGAAGGACTGATGAGGACTCATCCGCATCTAGTTCCAAGAAT ATATCCCGACCAAGAGGCCGAATCCACGGCAATGGACGCCTCCACGCGAAGGGTACAATCGACAATAAGTGCCAACAAGAAACACAAACGAAGCAGTTCCACCAAGAAGCACCAGAACAATCCGCAAAACCTACATCAGCAACACTCGTTCTCCAGCTCTGAGGAGGATCTGAAATCGACCCCAGAGTATGGTAGCGACGAGAGAGATAGCGAGAAAG GGGCCCATGAAGAATGGCCACCCCTTAGCCATTACATCATGGCACCTCATCACCGTCCACTTCAAGATGTCACAGCAGACAATCGTTGCTTCACAGAACGAAGAAAAAAAACCGTCAGGTTTGACCACCACGAGGCCTGGAATCAACAGACTTCTCAGGATTCTCACAGGGATTCTGGGATTGACACTTCTTCTAACTTCACGTCCAGCGAAGATTCAACCAGAGATCTGCCCAAG CAGCCTCTTCTCTGGCAACTATCTGAAGATGGACAAAGAGTAATAGGTCATATGATATTGAAGAGAGATCTCAGAAATAATGCCAAAGCCTTGCTCGGCTTGAAAATTGTTGGTGGAAAGAAAATGGAAAATGGTCAGAGGAGTGCTATAATacaaaatgttaaaaaaggtaGCATAGCAGATATTGAAGGACAGTTACAACCAG GCGACGAAGTGATAGAGTACAATGGGATCCCACTTCAAGGCAAGACATATCAGGAAGTAGCCGACATAATAGCGGAAAGTAAACAGGACACCACCGTAGAACTGATCGTATCCAGAAAATTCAAAGAGGAATCTCACAACGGGATGTGGAAGCAGTGTTTGAACAGTCAAG GTCAAGCGGTCTACTGGCAGCAGGAAGGCGACTACGGCGATCGGCCTAGCGTTTTGGTCACATCGCCTGGCAGCCCGGAGAGGGTCAGGGCGCCTCAGCCGGCCCTGGCTCCCAGCGTCGGCGGCAGGATCCAAGTCAGGCTGGCTTACGACTCGTCCACACTGCAGTTGTTAGTCACGATCGTATGCGGCGCTGGGTTGAGTCCGCGCGGTCATCAGGGCAGGAACCCCTACTGCAAGTTGTTTCTGTTGCCGGATCGGTCGGAGAAGTCGAAGAGGAGGACGAAGACCTTGGCTG GTACTATCGAACCAATCTGGAACCAGACTTTCATATACTCCGGACTACGCAGATCCGACCTGACGATAAGAGCTCTAGAAATCACAGTATGGGATTTGGTTCCTCATGGTGCCAACGATTTCTTAGGAGAAACAATTATAGAATTATGGCCTTTGGATGAGAATCCGATGTGGAGGACTCTTGGACCCCACGAAGAGGTGGCACTGACACCGAGTGAACATCTATCGCCTCCAAGTACAGGATCAAGATTTTCGGACTCGGATACGCCTTCTGAATGTGAAATTGAGGGTAATAGAGAGAGGAGAGGAGCTGATGGTACCAGTGTTAGTAGTGTAGGTAGTTCTAATAGTCCGCCAAGGGAGAATGACAGGAGATCCAGAAGAGAGCAGGAACCTGCGACGAATTATGATCCACGGAGCTATAAAAAG AACACTGTAGCAGGCCATCGTTCCCACTCAGCAGCTCCGTGCGAGTCACCCAGCTATCACATGTCTAGATCCAGGTCCAAATCTCCTCGTCGGACTATGAACGACCACAGATCACTCTCCCCACCAGACGTCCGCGTGGTAGACTGCCAACCAACCACATACAACGTATCCAGATTCCAGTCGCGTTCGGCGACAGCGACACCTACCGGATCTCCTAAGAAGCGGCAGCTTCCCCAAGTACCACACGCGTTTGGCCGTGCCTTGCAGGAACGAGTAGCACAAGATCTGGACGACCGCAACAACAGGCATAGAATGAGGTACAACCAATCGTATAGGAGCACTGGTTCGGGGTGGGAGAGAAAGTACAGTGGGCTGAGTGACAGTGATCTGGCCAATCACACGCGGACTACCTTGAGATCTCTCTCTCCCGAAAGAGACAGAGACCCTTTAGGCTTTGCTGACTTTGATAGTGATATGGAGTCGGTAACGAGTAGTGCTTTTTCCACGCAATCTGAAAGACCATTAGGAAATAGAGCTTATAG CAGTTACTACCAACACCACCATCACAGTACGGAATACCCAAGCAGCAGTAACAGATACAACAGGAGTACCTATCCAGAAAATAGGGGTCCATCGAAGCACAGGGAGTATAGGGAACATAGGGAATACAGGGATCACAGGGAGTACAGAGATCATCGAAATCAAGAATACATGGACCCTGTGGAGACTTTGAACCAGAGAAATGAAGACCACTATCAGAGAGCCTCTTACCATCAGTACCATAGCGAAGGAAGTGTCAAAAGAGGACAGTTCACTAGGAGTTTGTCGAATTCTGAACCAACAACGGATGAAAAGACAG ATGGTAGTTTGAGCGATACCGCAGTAGTGACCATGATAGAACTGGACAAACCTTCGGAAAAAATCATGAGGAAGGATAGTCAAAGAGATAGGAATAGAGATAGGCAAGACCAACTGATGGGTCTTGGCAAGAAGAGCAGTTCCACGAGTCAGTTATCAGCGACAG GTCGCAAACGAAGAATGGGTTTTGGAAAACGCGGAAAATCATCCTTTACGGTGCACAGATCTGAAGAAGTGCTTCCAGGAGATGTTAAGCTCTCCAAACAAGGTTCATCCTGTTCTAGCGATGGAGAAGGTTCAGCAGACGGTGATag GTGGTCCCCATCATTAAGGTTAGCTGCTGAGGGTGGCCAATTAGCTGAATTCATCGATGGACTTGGACCTGGACAGCTGGTGGGAAGGCAGGTTCTGGGCGCCCCTGCTTTAGGAGATATTCAACTGTCATTGTGCTACCAAAAAGGACGTCTAGAGGTGGAAGTCATAAGAGCCAGAGGTCTGCAATCAAAACCAGGATGTAAAATATTACCAG CACCTTATGTGAAAGTGTATCTAGTGAATGGCAAGAAATGTATAGCAAAGAGCAAGACTAATTCAGCAAGAAGGACTTTGGATCCTTTATATCAACAACAGTTGACCTTCGTGGAAAATTTCACTAACTGTATATTACAG GTGACTGTTTGGGGTGACTACGGACGAATAGAGGGTAAAAAAGTGTTCATGGGCGTTGCGCAGATAATGCTCGACGATCTCAACCTGAGCAATATAGTGATAGGATGGTACAGGCTCTTTGGAACTACTTCACTG GGCATGCGATGTATCGACTTCTGTACGAAAATAAGAAAACTTGAGCAAGAATCTGCTGGAGAGCCCTTATATATGAATGCTTtattggaattgaaaaattga
- the LOC123679143 gene encoding regulating synaptic membrane exocytosis protein 1 isoform X10: protein MEEGPDLSHLTPEERAIIESVMVRQKQEEQREHEIMRRKADEVHILEETIRARSEQHKKAGIELDATCHVCLKTKFADGVGHLCNYCSIRCCARCGGKVTLRSNKVVWVCILCRKKQELLSKTGQWIMGGTNTSETDTPQIQQAPSDKRPKLERAHSAAEKENLPLQRSGSQLRRQYSEQERTSSCERYQQQYNEDDPLYYRGELEGLMRTHPHLVPRIYPDQEAESTAMDASTRRVQSTISANKKHKRSSSTKKHQNNPQNLHQQHSFSSSEEDLKSTPEYGSDERDSEKGAHEEWPPLSHYIMAPHHRPLQDVTADNRCFTERRKKTVRFDHHEAWNQQTSQDSHRDSGIDTSSNFTSSEDSTRDLPKQPLLWQLSEDGQRVIGHMILKRDLRNNAKALLGLKIVGGKKMENGQRSAIIQNVKKGSIADIEGQLQPGDEVIEYNGIPLQGKTYQEVADIIAESKQDTTVELIVSRKFKEESHNGMWKQCLNSQGQAVYWQQEGDYGDRPSVLVTSPGSPERVRAPQPALAPSVGGRIQVRLAYDSSTLQLLVTIVCGAGLSPRGHQGRNPYCKLFLLPDRSEKSKRRTKTLAGTIEPIWNQTFIYSGLRRSDLTIRALEITVWDLVPHGANDFLGETIIELWPLDENPMWRTLGPHEEVALTPSEHLSPPSTGSRFSDSDTPSECEIEGNRERRGADGTSVSSVGSSNSPPRENDRRSRREQEPATNYDPRSYKKNTVAGHRSHSAAPCESPSYHMSRSRSKSPRRTMNDHRSLSPPDVRVVDCQPTTYNVSRFQSRSATATPTGSPKKRQLPQVPHAFGRALQERVAQDLDDRNNRHRMRYNQSYRSTGSGWERKYSGLSDSDLANHTRTTLRSLSPERDRDPLGFADFDSDMESVTSSAFSTQSERPLGNRAYSSYYQHHHHSTEYPSSSNRYNRSTYPENRGPSKHREYREHREYRDHREYRDHRNQEYMDPVETLNQRNEDHYQRASYHQYHSEGSVKRGQFTRSLSNSEPTTDEKTDGSLSDTAVVTMIELDKPSEKIMRKDSQRDRNRDRQDQLMGLGKKSSSTSQLSATGRKRRMGFGKRGKSSFTVHRSEEVLPGDVKLSKQGSSCSSDGEGSADGDRWSPSLRLAAEGGQLAEFIDGLGPGQLVGRQVLGAPALGDIQLSLCYQKGRLEVEVIRARGLQSKPGCKILPAPYVKVYLVNGKKCIAKSKTNSARRTLDPLYQQQLTFVENFTNCILQVTVWGDYGRIEGKKVFMGVAQIMLDDLNLSNIVIGWYRLFGTTSL, encoded by the exons GTTGTGTGGGTGTGTATACTCTGTAGAAAAAAGCAAGAACTGCTGAGTAAAACAGGACAATGGATAATGGGAGGGACGAACACATCAGAAACTGACACACCACAAATACAACAAGCACCTTCAGACAAGAGGCCAAAGTTAGAGAGAGCTCATTCGGCAGCAGAAAAAGAAAACTTACCTTTGCAACGATCTGGGAGCCAGTTACGAAGGCAATACTCGGAACAAGAGAGGACGTCATCTTGCGAAAGATACCAGCAGCAGTACAACGAAGATGATCCATTGTATTATAGAGGGGAGCTGGAAGGACTGATGAGGACTCATCCGCATCTAGTTCCAAGAAT ATATCCCGACCAAGAGGCCGAATCCACGGCAATGGACGCCTCCACGCGAAGGGTACAATCGACAATAAGTGCCAACAAGAAACACAAACGAAGCAGTTCCACCAAGAAGCACCAGAACAATCCGCAAAACCTACATCAGCAACACTCGTTCTCCAGCTCTGAGGAGGATCTGAAATCGACCCCAGAGTATGGTAGCGACGAGAGAGATAGCGAGAAAG GGGCCCATGAAGAATGGCCACCCCTTAGCCATTACATCATGGCACCTCATCACCGTCCACTTCAAGATGTCACAGCAGACAATCGTTGCTTCACAGAACGAAGAAAAAAAACCGTCAGGTTTGACCACCACGAGGCCTGGAATCAACAGACTTCTCAGGATTCTCACAGGGATTCTGGGATTGACACTTCTTCTAACTTCACGTCCAGCGAAGATTCAACCAGAGATCTGCCCAAG CAGCCTCTTCTCTGGCAACTATCTGAAGATGGACAAAGAGTAATAGGTCATATGATATTGAAGAGAGATCTCAGAAATAATGCCAAAGCCTTGCTCGGCTTGAAAATTGTTGGTGGAAAGAAAATGGAAAATGGTCAGAGGAGTGCTATAATacaaaatgttaaaaaaggtaGCATAGCAGATATTGAAGGACAGTTACAACCAG GCGACGAAGTGATAGAGTACAATGGGATCCCACTTCAAGGCAAGACATATCAGGAAGTAGCCGACATAATAGCGGAAAGTAAACAGGACACCACCGTAGAACTGATCGTATCCAGAAAATTCAAAGAGGAATCTCACAACGGGATGTGGAAGCAGTGTTTGAACAGTCAAG GTCAAGCGGTCTACTGGCAGCAGGAAGGCGACTACGGCGATCGGCCTAGCGTTTTGGTCACATCGCCTGGCAGCCCGGAGAGGGTCAGGGCGCCTCAGCCGGCCCTGGCTCCCAGCGTCGGCGGCAGGATCCAAGTCAGGCTGGCTTACGACTCGTCCACACTGCAGTTGTTAGTCACGATCGTATGCGGCGCTGGGTTGAGTCCGCGCGGTCATCAGGGCAGGAACCCCTACTGCAAGTTGTTTCTGTTGCCGGATCGGTCGGAGAAGTCGAAGAGGAGGACGAAGACCTTGGCTG GTACTATCGAACCAATCTGGAACCAGACTTTCATATACTCCGGACTACGCAGATCCGACCTGACGATAAGAGCTCTAGAAATCACAGTATGGGATTTGGTTCCTCATGGTGCCAACGATTTCTTAGGAGAAACAATTATAGAATTATGGCCTTTGGATGAGAATCCGATGTGGAGGACTCTTGGACCCCACGAAGAGGTGGCACTGACACCGAGTGAACATCTATCGCCTCCAAGTACAGGATCAAGATTTTCGGACTCGGATACGCCTTCTGAATGTGAAATTGAGGGTAATAGAGAGAGGAGAGGAGCTGATGGTACCAGTGTTAGTAGTGTAGGTAGTTCTAATAGTCCGCCAAGGGAGAATGACAGGAGATCCAGAAGAGAGCAGGAACCTGCGACGAATTATGATCCACGGAGCTATAAAAAG AACACTGTAGCAGGCCATCGTTCCCACTCAGCAGCTCCGTGCGAGTCACCCAGCTATCACATGTCTAGATCCAGGTCCAAATCTCCTCGTCGGACTATGAACGACCACAGATCACTCTCCCCACCAGACGTCCGCGTGGTAGACTGCCAACCAACCACATACAACGTATCCAGATTCCAGTCGCGTTCGGCGACAGCGACACCTACCGGATCTCCTAAGAAGCGGCAGCTTCCCCAAGTACCACACGCGTTTGGCCGTGCCTTGCAGGAACGAGTAGCACAAGATCTGGACGACCGCAACAACAGGCATAGAATGAGGTACAACCAATCGTATAGGAGCACTGGTTCGGGGTGGGAGAGAAAGTACAGTGGGCTGAGTGACAGTGATCTGGCCAATCACACGCGGACTACCTTGAGATCTCTCTCTCCCGAAAGAGACAGAGACCCTTTAGGCTTTGCTGACTTTGATAGTGATATGGAGTCGGTAACGAGTAGTGCTTTTTCCACGCAATCTGAAAGACCATTAGGAAATAGAGCTTATAG CAGTTACTACCAACACCACCATCACAGTACGGAATACCCAAGCAGCAGTAACAGATACAACAGGAGTACCTATCCAGAAAATAGGGGTCCATCGAAGCACAGGGAGTATAGGGAACATAGGGAATACAGGGATCACAGGGAGTACAGAGATCATCGAAATCAAGAATACATGGACCCTGTGGAGACTTTGAACCAGAGAAATGAAGACCACTATCAGAGAGCCTCTTACCATCAGTACCATAGCGAAGGAAGTGTCAAAAGAGGACAGTTCACTAGGAGTTTGTCGAATTCTGAACCAACAACGGATGAAAAGACAG ATGGTAGTTTGAGCGATACCGCAGTAGTGACCATGATAGAACTGGACAAACCTTCGGAAAAAATCATGAGGAAGGATAGTCAAAGAGATAGGAATAGAGATAGGCAAGACCAACTGATGGGTCTTGGCAAGAAGAGCAGTTCCACGAGTCAGTTATCAGCGACAG GTCGCAAACGAAGAATGGGTTTTGGAAAACGCGGAAAATCATCCTTTACGGTGCACAGATCTGAAGAAGTGCTTCCAGGAGATGTTAAGCTCTCCAAACAAGGTTCATCCTGTTCTAGCGATGGAGAAGGTTCAGCAGACGGTGATag GTGGTCCCCATCATTAAGGTTAGCTGCTGAGGGTGGCCAATTAGCTGAATTCATCGATGGACTTGGACCTGGACAGCTGGTGGGAAGGCAGGTTCTGGGCGCCCCTGCTTTAGGAGATATTCAACTGTCATTGTGCTACCAAAAAGGACGTCTAGAGGTGGAAGTCATAAGAGCCAGAGGTCTGCAATCAAAACCAGGATGTAAAATATTACCAG CACCTTATGTGAAAGTGTATCTAGTGAATGGCAAGAAATGTATAGCAAAGAGCAAGACTAATTCAGCAAGAAGGACTTTGGATCCTTTATATCAACAACAGTTGACCTTCGTGGAAAATTTCACTAACTGTATATTACAG GTGACTGTTTGGGGTGACTACGGACGAATAGAGGGTAAAAAAGTGTTCATGGGCGTTGCGCAGATAATGCTCGACGATCTCAACCTGAGCAATATAGTGATAGGATGGTACAGGCTCTTTGGAACTACTTCACTG tga
- the LOC123679143 gene encoding regulating synaptic membrane exocytosis protein 2 isoform X14, with amino-acid sequence MEEGPDLSHLTPEERAIIESVMVRQKQEEQREHEIMRRKADEVHILEETIRARSEQHKKAGIELDATCHVCLKTKFADGVGHLCNYCSIRCCARCGGKVTLRSNKVVWVCILCRKKQELLSKTGQWIMGGTNTSETDTPQIQQAPSDKRPKLERAHSAAEKENLPLQRSGSQLRRQYSEQERTSSCERYQQQYNEDDPLYYRGELEGLMRTHPHLVPRIYPDQEAESTAMDASTRRVQSTISANKKHKRSSSTKKHQNNPQNLHQQHSFSSSEEDLKSTPEYGSDERDSEKGQAVYWQQEGDYGDRPSVLVTSPGSPERVRAPQPALAPSVGGRIQVRLAYDSSTLQLLVTIVCGAGLSPRGHQGRNPYCKLFLLPDRSEKSKRRTKTLAGTIEPIWNQTFIYSGLRRSDLTIRALEITVWDLVPHGANDFLGETIIELWPLDENPMWRTLGPHEEVALTPSEHLSPPSTGSRFSDSDTPSECEIEGNRERRGADGTSVSSVGSSNSPPRENDRRSRREQEPATNYDPRSYKKNTVAGHRSHSAAPCESPSYHMSRSRSKSPRRTMNDHRSLSPPDVRVVDCQPTTYNVSRFQSRSATATPTGSPKKRQLPQVPHAFGRALQERVAQDLDDRNNRHRMRYNQSYRSTGSGWERKYSGLSDSDLANHTRTTLRSLSPERDRDPLGFADFDSDMESVTSSAFSTQSERPLGNRAYSSYYQHHHHSTEYPSSSNRYNRSTYPENRGPSKHREYREHREYRDHREYRDHRNQEYMDPVETLNQRNEDHYQRASYHQYHSEGSVKRGQFTRSLSNSEPTTDEKTDGSLSDTAVVTMIELDKPSEKIMRKDSQRDRNRDRQDQLMGLGKKSSSTSQLSATDSGFSRKRAPTSCSIQRSQEVVPQIPIRSAEGSQRASSLNSISSSEASWSPSLRLAAEGGQLAEFIDGLGPGQLVGRQVLGAPALGDIQLSLCYQKGRLEVEVIRARGLQSKPGCKILPAPYVKVYLVNGKKCIAKSKTNSARRTLDPLYQQQLTFVENFTNCILQVTVWGDYGRIEGKKVFMGVAQIMLDDLNLSNIVIGWYRLFGTTSL; translated from the exons GTTGTGTGGGTGTGTATACTCTGTAGAAAAAAGCAAGAACTGCTGAGTAAAACAGGACAATGGATAATGGGAGGGACGAACACATCAGAAACTGACACACCACAAATACAACAAGCACCTTCAGACAAGAGGCCAAAGTTAGAGAGAGCTCATTCGGCAGCAGAAAAAGAAAACTTACCTTTGCAACGATCTGGGAGCCAGTTACGAAGGCAATACTCGGAACAAGAGAGGACGTCATCTTGCGAAAGATACCAGCAGCAGTACAACGAAGATGATCCATTGTATTATAGAGGGGAGCTGGAAGGACTGATGAGGACTCATCCGCATCTAGTTCCAAGAAT ATATCCCGACCAAGAGGCCGAATCCACGGCAATGGACGCCTCCACGCGAAGGGTACAATCGACAATAAGTGCCAACAAGAAACACAAACGAAGCAGTTCCACCAAGAAGCACCAGAACAATCCGCAAAACCTACATCAGCAACACTCGTTCTCCAGCTCTGAGGAGGATCTGAAATCGACCCCAGAGTATGGTAGCGACGAGAGAGATAGCGAGAAAG GTCAAGCGGTCTACTGGCAGCAGGAAGGCGACTACGGCGATCGGCCTAGCGTTTTGGTCACATCGCCTGGCAGCCCGGAGAGGGTCAGGGCGCCTCAGCCGGCCCTGGCTCCCAGCGTCGGCGGCAGGATCCAAGTCAGGCTGGCTTACGACTCGTCCACACTGCAGTTGTTAGTCACGATCGTATGCGGCGCTGGGTTGAGTCCGCGCGGTCATCAGGGCAGGAACCCCTACTGCAAGTTGTTTCTGTTGCCGGATCGGTCGGAGAAGTCGAAGAGGAGGACGAAGACCTTGGCTG GTACTATCGAACCAATCTGGAACCAGACTTTCATATACTCCGGACTACGCAGATCCGACCTGACGATAAGAGCTCTAGAAATCACAGTATGGGATTTGGTTCCTCATGGTGCCAACGATTTCTTAGGAGAAACAATTATAGAATTATGGCCTTTGGATGAGAATCCGATGTGGAGGACTCTTGGACCCCACGAAGAGGTGGCACTGACACCGAGTGAACATCTATCGCCTCCAAGTACAGGATCAAGATTTTCGGACTCGGATACGCCTTCTGAATGTGAAATTGAGGGTAATAGAGAGAGGAGAGGAGCTGATGGTACCAGTGTTAGTAGTGTAGGTAGTTCTAATAGTCCGCCAAGGGAGAATGACAGGAGATCCAGAAGAGAGCAGGAACCTGCGACGAATTATGATCCACGGAGCTATAAAAAG AACACTGTAGCAGGCCATCGTTCCCACTCAGCAGCTCCGTGCGAGTCACCCAGCTATCACATGTCTAGATCCAGGTCCAAATCTCCTCGTCGGACTATGAACGACCACAGATCACTCTCCCCACCAGACGTCCGCGTGGTAGACTGCCAACCAACCACATACAACGTATCCAGATTCCAGTCGCGTTCGGCGACAGCGACACCTACCGGATCTCCTAAGAAGCGGCAGCTTCCCCAAGTACCACACGCGTTTGGCCGTGCCTTGCAGGAACGAGTAGCACAAGATCTGGACGACCGCAACAACAGGCATAGAATGAGGTACAACCAATCGTATAGGAGCACTGGTTCGGGGTGGGAGAGAAAGTACAGTGGGCTGAGTGACAGTGATCTGGCCAATCACACGCGGACTACCTTGAGATCTCTCTCTCCCGAAAGAGACAGAGACCCTTTAGGCTTTGCTGACTTTGATAGTGATATGGAGTCGGTAACGAGTAGTGCTTTTTCCACGCAATCTGAAAGACCATTAGGAAATAGAGCTTATAG CAGTTACTACCAACACCACCATCACAGTACGGAATACCCAAGCAGCAGTAACAGATACAACAGGAGTACCTATCCAGAAAATAGGGGTCCATCGAAGCACAGGGAGTATAGGGAACATAGGGAATACAGGGATCACAGGGAGTACAGAGATCATCGAAATCAAGAATACATGGACCCTGTGGAGACTTTGAACCAGAGAAATGAAGACCACTATCAGAGAGCCTCTTACCATCAGTACCATAGCGAAGGAAGTGTCAAAAGAGGACAGTTCACTAGGAGTTTGTCGAATTCTGAACCAACAACGGATGAAAAGACAG ATGGTAGTTTGAGCGATACCGCAGTAGTGACCATGATAGAACTGGACAAACCTTCGGAAAAAATCATGAGGAAGGATAGTCAAAGAGATAGGAATAGAGATAGGCAAGACCAACTGATGGGTCTTGGCAAGAAGAGCAGTTCCACGAGTCAGTTATCAGCGACAG ACAGCGGATTCAGTAGAAAACGCGCGCCAACAAGTTGCAGCATACAGCGGTCTCAAGAGGTGGTTCCACAGATACCGATTCGTTCTGCAGAAGGAAGTCAGAGGGCTTCAAGTTTGAATTCCATATCCAGTTCAGAGGCATC GTGGTCCCCATCATTAAGGTTAGCTGCTGAGGGTGGCCAATTAGCTGAATTCATCGATGGACTTGGACCTGGACAGCTGGTGGGAAGGCAGGTTCTGGGCGCCCCTGCTTTAGGAGATATTCAACTGTCATTGTGCTACCAAAAAGGACGTCTAGAGGTGGAAGTCATAAGAGCCAGAGGTCTGCAATCAAAACCAGGATGTAAAATATTACCAG CACCTTATGTGAAAGTGTATCTAGTGAATGGCAAGAAATGTATAGCAAAGAGCAAGACTAATTCAGCAAGAAGGACTTTGGATCCTTTATATCAACAACAGTTGACCTTCGTGGAAAATTTCACTAACTGTATATTACAG GTGACTGTTTGGGGTGACTACGGACGAATAGAGGGTAAAAAAGTGTTCATGGGCGTTGCGCAGATAATGCTCGACGATCTCAACCTGAGCAATATAGTGATAGGATGGTACAGGCTCTTTGGAACTACTTCACTG tga